GCTCAAAGAGAGATAGGACTTTCCATAGGTGAACCACCAACAACCAGAGGATATACACCGAGCGTATTTGCAAATATGCCGAAAATTTTAGAAAGAGCTGGTAACTCCGAAAAAGGAAGTATGACTGCCATCTATACAGTATTGGTTGAAGCCGATGATATGAACGATCCAATTGGTGACGCAGTAAGAAGTATAGTCGATGGTCATATTGTTCTTTCAAGAAGTTTAGCAGATTCTTCACATTATCCCCCGATAGATATCCTTTCCAGTGTAAGTAGGTTAATGAAAGAAGTAGTAGATGAAAAGCACCTTAAGGCAGCTATGTTTATTAAAGATATTTACGCTAGCTATATTAATTCCAAGGATTTAATCGAAGTTGGTGCATATAAGAAAGGGAGTAATAAAAAAGTAGATATAGCTTTGGAAGAAATAGAAAATATAAATAATTTTTTAAGACAGATGGTAGAAGAAAAAGCCCCTTTTGAGCAAACGTTGAAAAGGTTATTCGAAATATACCAAAAGTATAACTAGATTAGACTAATTAACGTTTAGGAGGAAGAAAATATTGTTAAAAGCTGAATATGCCATCATCATCTATGTTATAATGATTGTTTTTTTCTTGCTTTTAATTCGAATGATATCAAAAGTATATTTAAAACCTGCTAAATACAGGAAAGTTAAAGAAAGTATTTCAGCTTATTTGTACCTATTACCTTCTTTTGTAGTTCTGGGAATATTTGTTTTTTGGCCTATATTTTATTCCTTCTATCTGAGCTTTTTTAAGTGGGATTTTCAAAATCAAGATAATCCGATATTCATTGGGTTTCAAAATTATATAGAATTATTTAAATTAAATAGGCCTGTGAATATAACCTTCAACGAAGTATTTTTCAATACACTTCTAATATTCATGACCGCTATTTTTATCATTCATTTAATCTTTGACCTAAAAAAGGTAAAGACTCCTAACCAAAAATATTTAGTTATTTCCATGAGTATATGGGGAATTATTTCTTTGTTAACTATTAATTCAATACAGTATCTGAATGTAATAAGCGCTTTAGTTCTTGTAGTTGTTTACACTATTTTGTTATCATTGCGCTTTTTGGATCAAATGTCTAATAAGATTTTTCTTCGTATAATTTTGTTTATTGGATTATGGATAGCCTTTTACTTGCTAGGAGTACCGGAAATTATTAGGTTTTTGACTTTGGCAAAAGAACAGTCGTTGTTCATCAAGGCGATATGGAATACCACTTATTATGTTCTACTTTCCACGCCTATAACTATTTTGTTTTCCTTGTTAATAGCCTTGTTATTGAATAGAAAATTATATGGCAAAACTGTTTTTAGAACCGTTTATTTTATTCCATTTGTTACTAGTGTCGTGGCAATTTCTTTAGTATGGCAGTGGATATTCAATGACAATGGTTTATTAAACTATATTTTAACTCAAATTGGTTTCTCCAAAATTCCTTGGTTGAAGGATCAGAAGTTTACGATACCCACCGTTGCAATAATATCTATATGGAAGATGGTAGGATATTACGCAATAATCTTTTTGGCGGGTTTACAAAATATAGATAAAACTTACTATGAAGCAGCTGAAGTGGATGGAGCTACGCCCTTTCAAAAATTTCAGTTCATTACCTTACCTTTACTATCTCCAACAACTTTTTTTATAATCATAGTTGCAATGATTGGTGCATTTAAAGTCTTTGATGAGATTTTTATTCTGTATGTAGGTATGCCTGGACCTTACAACAACAGTGGAATGACCATGGTTTACTACGTGTTTGATATGTTCTATGTTCAACAAAGGATGGGAAGAGCTAGTGCTGCTGCTTACGTGCTTTTTGGAATTATTCTATTGTTTACAATCCTTCAGATGAGAGGTAGCAGAAGAAGAATATATTACGATTCTTAAGGGAGGAAATTATACTTGAATTATTCAAAGTTTGTGAAAACCCTTTGGACTTTGATAGTTTACATACTGTTAGCTGGAGGCGCAATTGTTATGCTCTTGCCTTTTGCCTGGATGATAATGACCTCTTTGAAAACAAGTAGTGAAATCAACTTGTGGCCTCCAACATGGACAACAAAAAATTTTCAGAATGAATGGGATTTAAATTTGAAATTAACTCCCTCAAAGCCTTCTCCAAGAACAGGCTTAAGTTTATCTGAATTTAGAATCTTATCAACCCAAGAAAGTTACGACCCATACAAATTGGTCTATGAAATAGATGGGGACTTTGTAAGTCGGGGAAGGGTCCAACTCTCTTTAAACGAGATCGATTACACTCAGAAAACAAGTATAGAAGGTATGATGTCTGATATATACGATTATATTTCAAATATTGAATTAAGAGAAGATTTATCGAGCTTATTTGCTGTAGAAGATTATTCACTTGAAAACTTCGAAAGTATTTATTTTGGTCTTTTCTCCCAAGAGAACGGTTATTTTAAACAAACTACCACAATAAGAAGGATACAGCAAAGTATAAGCAAAGTTCAAAATTTTATAGATATAACCCTTGAAAGAAATATCAATCTTTTACCATATTTTAGGATCAATCCGAATATGACAGAAAGTCAAATAGAAAATATTACAAGAAATAAAGAAATTTTTTCTGATTATTTGGAAACAATAAAATTGAAAGTCAACGATTTGAATTCAAAACTATCTTCCTATCCAGCGGAGTTAAGAATAATTAGAGAATATGAGGTAGAACAAATAATTAATTTACTCGCTGATTTTTTATCTGAGATTCAAACTTTTGAAGATGGCATACTATCCAACACTAATACTTTGATCCAAAAAAATATTTACGAGCCTATTATGAAAGATATCAACACCTTAACTTTCTATATGTATTTTAAAGAAAAATATAGTGTGGAGCAAGGTATTAAAGTTGAAGATGTGAACATAATATTCGATGTTCCTACCAGAAAAACAAAGTATCAAAATATTATAAATGGAATACAGGATAGTGAATTTCCTGAGTCATTTAAACAAATTGTGATTTCATTGGTTAACGAAAGAGATATAGATAATTTGAATCAAGAAGTTGTTTCATATCTTGAGAACGATTTCTTAAATGATGTAAGAAATTCATTAATAGAAGATTCTAGAAACCTTTCAAAATACACGCAAATTATTAGAACGTTATCTACGAACCAGGTTACTTTTGAGCAAGCCCAGAAGATACTGACTCAATCGGACTATAATTTTTTAATAGAACACGTTCAAGGGAAAGAAGAAGAGTTCTCTAGGATATTGGAAAAAAGAAAAGAATATGATAGAATATTAACAGAATTCAATAAGTTTTTTCTTGATACGATCTCCATAGTAAATATTGTTAACGCACCGTCATTTGTTGATATGATTTTGTACAAAAACAATTCAAATATTGAATTATACACAGTAAACGTACCATCAATTTGGTTGCTTGATGATGTGCCATCTGGAAAAGTTGAATATTCTTTTAATCAGGTATTAGGGAATATATTTCAAAATTATGTGGATGCATGGAATGCTGCCCCGTTTTCTCGATACTATATAAATACTGTTTTTGTTGCTCTAGTAACAACGGTTTTAGAAATAATATTCGCGTCGATGGCTGCATTTGCATTTTCTAAACTCAATTTTTGGGGAAAAGACATTATTTTTGTAGTTTTTTTAGCAACTATGATGATACCCGGAGAGGTTCTATTAGTTCCCAATTATATAACTATTAGTAAATTTTCTTGGATAGACAGTTATTATGCATTGATTATTCCTTGGGTAATTAGTGTTTTTGCCATATTTTTGATTAGACAACAGTTTATGACCGTCCCTAACGAGTTATGGGATGCTGCTAAGATAGACGGATCTTCAAGCTGGCGATTCTTATGGACGGTGATGGTCCCTCTAAGTAGACCTGCAATTTTAACAGGTGCTCTGCTAAAATTTGTAGGGAGTTGGAATGCATTTTTATGGGTTTTGATCGTCACCAAAAGTCCTGAAATGAGAACACTTTCAGTTGGACTACAAAATTTTAGAACTGATGCGGGAGAGATCTATAACCTTTTAATGGCAGCATCTACCTTTACTATGATTCCAATAGTAATTTTGTTTATATTTTTACAAAGATATTTCATAGAAGGTATCGCGAGAACTGGGTTGAAAGGTTAAACATCATATTCAACTTAGGAAGTGAGTACAATTCCATTTATTGAATTAGATAGAAAAAAAAGTAAGAAAAGGCAATTTCTCGATCGTAAAAAACCAAATATTTCTTTTATTTTGCGACTTTTATTGTTAATCGTTGTAATTTTCATATTGGGATTCGTATCTTTTCAGATATATAGACAAATAGATTTGTATTACAGTTTAAAAGAACAGTACAATGAAATTGAAAAAAGAAAAAAAGAACTGAATGAGGAAATCCTAAAGAGAAATCAAATATTATTGGATATAAAAAATCGGTTAGCTGAAAAAGGAGTTATAATTAATGGAGAAGAATTTCAACAAATTGATCTTTACAACTTCCCATAAGCCAAATAAAAAACAAATAGAAAAAGCATTACAATTAGCCAACAAATACGGTGGTGTTTACATAGAAAGAAATAGGCTCCGAATGAACAATGAAAACTTTTATTTTGTAATAGATAAGAAACAATCGCTAAACTTTCAATGGGAGGATGGAAAATTATTTTTCCATCCTTCTGTTTCCAAAATAAGATTAAACAATTATTTAAAGAATGGAATTGATCATTTAATAAACGCTGTTTCTCCACAAAAAAACGATATTATACTTGATTTAACCTTCGGACTTGGAAGTGATGCTTTACTATTGTCTCATTATTGTGAAAAAGTAGTAGGTTTAGAGGCTTCTTTTCCGATATATGCGGTTGTTGTAGAAAATATTACAAACTACGATTATAAAGAAAATTGGATGAAAGAAGCTTCAAAAAAGATTGAAGTTATCAATTATGATTTTAAAATTTTTTTAAACCAGCAAAAAGAAGAAAGTTATGACATCGTTTATTGTGATCCTATGTTCGAAAATCCTCAGTATAAATCAAGCTCTATCAATCCTTTGAGGGAATTTGCTCGATACGATAAAATTACACAAGATGATTTAGAAAAGATGGTCAAAATAGCCAAGAAAAAAGTAGTAATCAAAGCACGTTCTAATGACAGTGTATGGGATTTGTACAACTTCGATAAAAAAATTGGAAGTAAAAAAAGTGGAGTATTTTTCGGAGTGATTGAAAAGTGAACAAAGTTTTAGTTATAGCGGGTCCTACAGCTGTTGGAAAAACAGAGATATCCGTTAAAATAGCCAAAAGAATTAATGGTGAAATAATATGTATGGACTCTAGGCAAATTTATAGTCATCTAATAATCGGTACCGCTGTGCCTGATGAAGAAACAAAAAAAATGGTCCCACATCACTTATTTAGTTCAATAGATCCACGTACACATTTTACAGCTTTTGATTATAAAAAAATAGCAGAGAAACAGATTAGTGAAGTTCTAAAAAGAGGTAATACACCAATTTTAGTTGGAGGAACAGGTCTATACCTTGATGCTTTGAGGAAAGGGTTTTTAAATGTAAAATCCGACTATGGTTTAAGGACTTATTTAAGAAAATTAGAAAAAAATAATCCTGGCGTGTTGAGAAAAATATTGGTAGATTTGGATCCACAAAGAGCTCTAAAAATTCATCCAAACGATTTAAAAAGAATCATTAGAGCCATTGAGATTTATATTATAACCGGTATTAAAATGGGGGATATTGTAAAAGAAAATAGGCAAAGTAACAATTCTTTTGATTATCATATAATCATACTAGATAGGGAAAGGCAAGAATTACATGAAAGGATAAATAAAAGAGTCCACCAAATGATAGATGAAGGCCTGATAGATGAGGTACGAAATCTCTTGTCCCTAGGATATTCTACCACTCTTAACGCTTTAAACACTATTGGTTATAAAGAAGTGATAAAATATTTATATGGAAAAATTGATTTTGATGAAATGATTCATCAAATAAAAGTAAATACTCGTAATTATGCCAGAAGGCAGATTATATACTTTCGTAAGATTGAATCTGGGAAGTGGATCAATTTGAGTAACACAAATAAGGAAGATGTAGCAGATCAAATAGTAAGTGAATTTATTTAAACTTTTCTTATACGAGGGGTGATCATATGGCAGAAAAATTCAATTTGCAAGACCGATTTTTGAACATTTTGAGAATTAACAAGATAGAAGTAAAAATTTATTTAGAAGGGGGATTTCAAACAAGTGGAGTGGTGAGGTCTTTTGATGATTATACGGTTTTATTGGAAAAAAATGGCGAACAATCCCTGGTTTATAAACATGCCATAAAAATGATGGTACCTTCAAAATATATAAAACTTTTTCAGGAACAGGCGTCTAAAGATGAGTAGAAAGAGAAAACAAAAAACTGCCCCATGAAAGAAGGGGTGGTTTTCTTGTATTTTTCACAAAATAACACAAAATAAACTTTGGAGGGAAGGAATTTGAAAAAAATTTTTTTGATATTTTTGTACATCCTAATATTTTCTATTTTTGCTATTTCTCAACTATTTCAGCCGCCTATAAAAAACTCATACATAACCGCATCTTTTGGCGAATACAGAGATACCGGAGCTAATTCACATTTTCATTTAGGAGTAGACTTTTCTACTTTTAACAGAAAGGGAGAATCTGTTTATGCTACAGCTGAAGGTTCTCTTTATAAGATTTGGTTAAACGATCCTCTTTACGGCAATGCAGTATTTTTATACCATGAAAGCTCTGATTTAATTAGTGGATATGCCCATTTAAGTGTTTTCTCCGATAAAATAACTAAATATTCTCAATTAGTTCAAAACGAATTTGGGAATCAAAGGATCGAAATTGTTTTTCCTAAAGGCGAAATTCCAATAAAGCTAAATGAAGTCATAGCTTATTCAGGAGATACGGGGGAAGCTATAGCTCCTCACTTGCATTTTGAGGTTTTAAAGGAATCTGGAGAAGAGTTGACCATTTATGATCCACTTGAATTCTTGGAATATCAAGAATCAAGAAATAAGTCTTTAGAATTAATAAGGATCAGATCCAATAACAAATATTTTGAAATTACAGAAAATGGAGAAACCGTTGTAGAGTACACAGGTAACTATCCACGGATAGACATTAGAGTTCGAGAAAAAATAGGGGACAACTCCACTATTCTTCCTAAAAAAGTTTCTATGTATATCAACGGTAATTTAACTTATAAATTGGATTTTAGTCAGATCAAAGAGTCGGAAATATACCAAGCTGATGTTATATTTGGATATGGTTCAACATCTTCCATATATTGGTTGAAAATGTACTCTGATGACTATTTATCTCCAATAGTTATCAATGACTTTTCAGCATTTTCTTATAACCCCTCTACGACTTTAAATGGAGAAATCGTTTTAGAAGATATATGGGGTAATGAAAAAGTTTATAAATTGAAATTCATAAAACCATAAGAAATGTTAATTTTATTTTTAAACATTAACAATCTATGATTTTTATTCATTTGTAGAATTTGATTTTTTTGGTATAATTTACCTCGTGGAATTCTAAAGATAACCTGAAATCTCGTGAAAAATTCGAAGAAAGCAAGGAGGCTTAATTGTGAAAAAAATGCTCTTTACCAGTGAAAGTGTAACGGAAGGTCACCCAGATAAAATTTGTGATCAAATTTCTGATACAATACTTGATTCTATATTAGAAAAAGAACCCATAGAAAATAGGATAAACGCTCGATGCGCAGTAGAAACTTTGGTAACAAGAGGCTTAGTGATAGTAACAGGTGAGGTTAGAACTACTGCATACATAGACGTTCCAACACTCGTCAGAAATACTATTCTAGATATAGGTTATAACAGAGCTAAATTTGGTTTTGATGGTGAAACATGTGCAGTAATTACTTCTATTGAAGAACAATCAGCTGACATAGCTTTAGGGGTTGACAGATCGTTAGAACTCAAATCAAAGCAAGTAGAAGATCCTTTTGAAAAAATTGGGGCAGGAGATCAGGGCATTATGTTTGGATATGCCACAAATGAAACGGATGCTTATATGCCTCTACCTATTCTTTTAGCTCATAGACTTGCAAAAAGATTGGCAGATGTTCGAAAATCTGATACATTGGATTTTTTAAGGCCCGACGGTAAAACTCAAGTAACTATAGAATACGATGAAAATAATAAACCTGTGGGTATAGAGACTGTACTTATCTCCACTCAACATTCGCCTGATATAAAAAGGCAGGAGTTAGAAGAAACAATAAAAGAGCATGTAATAATTCCAGTCATACCTGAAAATCTTTTTACAAAAAACACAAAAATTCTTATCAATCCTACAGGAAGATTTGTGATTGGTGGGCCTCAAGCAGATACAGGGCTCACTGGAAGAAAGATAATCGTTGACACATATGGTGGTTGGGCTCCACATGGTGGGGGAGCTTTTTCTGGAAAGGATCCTACCAAAGTTGATAGATCCGCTACTTATATGGCAAGATATGTAGCTAAAAATTTAGTAGCAAGTGGTGCTGCAGATGAAGTTTTAATTCAACTTTCTTACGCTATTGGTGTTGCAAAACCTGTTTCAATAAATATTGACACTAAAGGTACAGCGAAAGTCGATGAAGAAAAAATTTATAAAGTAGTCAACGAGATATTTGATTTTAGACCTGCAGCAATAATTAACAACTTAGATCTATTACAGCCTATTTACAAAAAAACTGCTTCTTACGGGCATTTTGGAAGAAAAGATGTAGAATTTCCTTGGGAAAGATTAGATAAAGTTAAGGAATTGAAAGCAGCATTAGGATTGTAATTCACTTGAAAAGCAAAGTAGAGAGATATTAACTCTTTTATCCTGAAGACGGTTGCGGGGTAAAAAGGCGCACAGGCCTTTATTCCTTATGGAGGGGGCAATGTGGTGAATGGGCGCTAAAGAAGGTTTTAGAAATAAATAACTTTCAAAAAAGGTTTCGATTTTAAAAGGGTTACAGGGCGAAGCCCTTCCCCTCCCTCTCGGCAGGCTAGGGAAAATGAATGAGCGCTAATACAAAGTTTTATAATTTCTAAAAGCAATAAAAAAAACAAAAGAAAAAAAACAAAAGTTGAGGAGGTATTTTAAAAATTGCCAAATAAAAAATCAGCAGAAAAAAGGGTTAGACAATCAGAAAAAAGAAGGCAAAAAAATCGAGGATATCAAAAAAGAATTAAGGAAATCTCTAAGGAAATAGACAAGAAGATTCAAGAAAATGCTGAAAGGGAAGAATTGATGCAGCTATTAAGTAAGTCTTTTAAAATTATTGACACCGCAAAATCACATGGCGCTGTACATAAAAATTATGCTGCAAGGAAAAAATCCAAACTACATCTAAAGATAAAAAAATATTTGGGCGAAATGGCACCAGAGAGTTCCTCGGTAAATGAGTAATTGATCGATTATAACCCCCTTTTTTGGAGGTAATAAAGTTTTGAATTCTTATTCTTATTTACAAATGTATCAAATAAATACAAAGGACTTAAAAAGTTATCCTATCGAATGGAATAAAATTTTTGGAAACAGCAATAAGTCAATAGTTGAAATTGGATTTGGTGGTGGCGAATTTTTAGTAAATTTAGCTAAAGAGAATAATAATTATAATTATGTTGGCTTAGAAACATCTCTAACTTCTTGTCACAAAATAAAAAAGAAGATTTTTCAAAATAATTTAAATAACATACAAATAATCTTGGAAGATGCAAAATTCGCCCTACGCGAG
The window above is part of the Petrotoga olearia DSM 13574 genome. Proteins encoded here:
- a CDS encoding carbohydrate ABC transporter permease, which translates into the protein MLKAEYAIIIYVIMIVFFLLLIRMISKVYLKPAKYRKVKESISAYLYLLPSFVVLGIFVFWPIFYSFYLSFFKWDFQNQDNPIFIGFQNYIELFKLNRPVNITFNEVFFNTLLIFMTAIFIIHLIFDLKKVKTPNQKYLVISMSIWGIISLLTINSIQYLNVISALVLVVVYTILLSLRFLDQMSNKIFLRIILFIGLWIAFYLLGVPEIIRFLTLAKEQSLFIKAIWNTTYYVLLSTPITILFSLLIALLLNRKLYGKTVFRTVYFIPFVTSVVAISLVWQWIFNDNGLLNYILTQIGFSKIPWLKDQKFTIPTVAIISIWKMVGYYAIIFLAGLQNIDKTYYEAAEVDGATPFQKFQFITLPLLSPTTFFIIIVAMIGAFKVFDEIFILYVGMPGPYNNSGMTMVYYVFDMFYVQQRMGRASAAAYVLFGIILLFTILQMRGSRRRIYYDS
- a CDS encoding carbohydrate ABC transporter permease; protein product: MNYSKFVKTLWTLIVYILLAGGAIVMLLPFAWMIMTSLKTSSEINLWPPTWTTKNFQNEWDLNLKLTPSKPSPRTGLSLSEFRILSTQESYDPYKLVYEIDGDFVSRGRVQLSLNEIDYTQKTSIEGMMSDIYDYISNIELREDLSSLFAVEDYSLENFESIYFGLFSQENGYFKQTTTIRRIQQSISKVQNFIDITLERNINLLPYFRINPNMTESQIENITRNKEIFSDYLETIKLKVNDLNSKLSSYPAELRIIREYEVEQIINLLADFLSEIQTFEDGILSNTNTLIQKNIYEPIMKDINTLTFYMYFKEKYSVEQGIKVEDVNIIFDVPTRKTKYQNIINGIQDSEFPESFKQIVISLVNERDIDNLNQEVVSYLENDFLNDVRNSLIEDSRNLSKYTQIIRTLSTNQVTFEQAQKILTQSDYNFLIEHVQGKEEEFSRILEKRKEYDRILTEFNKFFLDTISIVNIVNAPSFVDMILYKNNSNIELYTVNVPSIWLLDDVPSGKVEYSFNQVLGNIFQNYVDAWNAAPFSRYYINTVFVALVTTVLEIIFASMAAFAFSKLNFWGKDIIFVVFLATMMIPGEVLLVPNYITISKFSWIDSYYALIIPWVISVFAIFLIRQQFMTVPNELWDAAKIDGSSSWRFLWTVMVPLSRPAILTGALLKFVGSWNAFLWVLIVTKSPEMRTLSVGLQNFRTDAGEIYNLLMAASTFTMIPIVILFIFLQRYFIEGIARTGLKG
- a CDS encoding class I SAM-dependent methyltransferase is translated as MEKNFNKLIFTTSHKPNKKQIEKALQLANKYGGVYIERNRLRMNNENFYFVIDKKQSLNFQWEDGKLFFHPSVSKIRLNNYLKNGIDHLINAVSPQKNDIILDLTFGLGSDALLLSHYCEKVVGLEASFPIYAVVVENITNYDYKENWMKEASKKIEVINYDFKIFLNQQKEESYDIVYCDPMFENPQYKSSSINPLREFARYDKITQDDLEKMVKIAKKKVVIKARSNDSVWDLYNFDKKIGSKKSGVFFGVIEK
- the miaA gene encoding tRNA (adenosine(37)-N6)-dimethylallyltransferase MiaA gives rise to the protein MNKVLVIAGPTAVGKTEISVKIAKRINGEIICMDSRQIYSHLIIGTAVPDEETKKMVPHHLFSSIDPRTHFTAFDYKKIAEKQISEVLKRGNTPILVGGTGLYLDALRKGFLNVKSDYGLRTYLRKLEKNNPGVLRKILVDLDPQRALKIHPNDLKRIIRAIEIYIITGIKMGDIVKENRQSNNSFDYHIIILDRERQELHERINKRVHQMIDEGLIDEVRNLLSLGYSTTLNALNTIGYKEVIKYLYGKIDFDEMIHQIKVNTRNYARRQIIYFRKIESGKWINLSNTNKEDVADQIVSEFI
- the hfq gene encoding RNA chaperone Hfq, giving the protein MAEKFNLQDRFLNILRINKIEVKIYLEGGFQTSGVVRSFDDYTVLLEKNGEQSLVYKHAIKMMVPSKYIKLFQEQASKDE
- a CDS encoding M23 family metallopeptidase is translated as MKKIFLIFLYILIFSIFAISQLFQPPIKNSYITASFGEYRDTGANSHFHLGVDFSTFNRKGESVYATAEGSLYKIWLNDPLYGNAVFLYHESSDLISGYAHLSVFSDKITKYSQLVQNEFGNQRIEIVFPKGEIPIKLNEVIAYSGDTGEAIAPHLHFEVLKESGEELTIYDPLEFLEYQESRNKSLELIRIRSNNKYFEITENGETVVEYTGNYPRIDIRVREKIGDNSTILPKKVSMYINGNLTYKLDFSQIKESEIYQADVIFGYGSTSSIYWLKMYSDDYLSPIVINDFSAFSYNPSTTLNGEIVLEDIWGNEKVYKLKFIKP
- the metK gene encoding methionine adenosyltransferase, producing MLFTSESVTEGHPDKICDQISDTILDSILEKEPIENRINARCAVETLVTRGLVIVTGEVRTTAYIDVPTLVRNTILDIGYNRAKFGFDGETCAVITSIEEQSADIALGVDRSLELKSKQVEDPFEKIGAGDQGIMFGYATNETDAYMPLPILLAHRLAKRLADVRKSDTLDFLRPDGKTQVTIEYDENNKPVGIETVLISTQHSPDIKRQELEETIKEHVIIPVIPENLFTKNTKILINPTGRFVIGGPQADTGLTGRKIIVDTYGGWAPHGGGAFSGKDPTKVDRSATYMARYVAKNLVASGAADEVLIQLSYAIGVAKPVSINIDTKGTAKVDEEKIYKVVNEIFDFRPAAIINNLDLLQPIYKKTASYGHFGRKDVEFPWERLDKVKELKAALGL
- the rpsT gene encoding 30S ribosomal protein S20, giving the protein MPNKKSAEKRVRQSEKRRQKNRGYQKRIKEISKEIDKKIQENAEREELMQLLSKSFKIIDTAKSHGAVHKNYAARKKSKLHLKIKKYLGEMAPESSSVNE